One window of the Streptomyces sp. NBC_00259 genome contains the following:
- a CDS encoding NADH-quinone oxidoreductase subunit D — translation MTETTIGIGGAAESTDMVLNIGPQHPSTHGVLRLRLVLDGERIQHAEPVIGYMHRGAEKLFEARDYRQIVMLANRHDWLSAFSNELGVVMAVERMLGMEVPERAVWLRTLLAELNRVLNHLMFLGSYPLELGGITPIFHAFREREDLQHVMEEVSGGRMHYMFNRVGGLKEDLPAGWTGRARAAIAEVRSRMDVYDRLVLGNEIFRGRTRGIGVLTAPTAQAYGVSGPIARASGVDFDLRRDEPYLAYAELQDTLKVVTRTEGDCLARFECLLEQTHNSLELADACLDRLAELPPGPVNQRLPKVLKAPEGHTYAWTENPLGINGYYLVSKGEKTPYRLKLRSASYNNIQALTELLPGTLVADMVAILGSLFFVVGDIDK, via the coding sequence ATGACGGAGACGACGATCGGCATCGGCGGCGCGGCGGAGAGCACCGACATGGTGCTGAACATCGGGCCGCAGCATCCCTCCACACACGGTGTGCTGCGTCTGCGTCTCGTCCTGGACGGCGAGCGCATCCAACACGCCGAGCCGGTCATCGGCTACATGCACCGGGGCGCCGAGAAGCTCTTCGAGGCGCGCGACTACCGGCAGATCGTGATGCTGGCCAATCGCCACGACTGGCTGTCGGCGTTCTCCAACGAGCTGGGCGTCGTGATGGCCGTCGAGCGCATGCTCGGCATGGAGGTCCCGGAGCGGGCGGTCTGGCTGCGCACCCTGCTCGCCGAGCTGAACCGGGTCCTCAACCACCTCATGTTCCTGGGGTCGTATCCCCTCGAACTCGGCGGAATCACCCCGATCTTCCACGCCTTCCGTGAGCGGGAGGACCTCCAGCACGTGATGGAGGAGGTCTCCGGCGGCCGGATGCACTACATGTTCAACCGGGTCGGCGGTCTCAAAGAGGACCTGCCCGCCGGCTGGACCGGCCGGGCGCGGGCCGCGATCGCCGAGGTCCGTTCGCGGATGGACGTGTACGACCGGCTCGTCCTCGGCAACGAGATCTTCCGCGGCCGCACCCGCGGCATCGGCGTGCTGACCGCACCGACCGCCCAGGCGTACGGAGTGTCCGGCCCCATCGCCCGCGCCTCCGGCGTCGACTTCGACCTGCGGCGCGACGAGCCGTACCTCGCGTACGCGGAGCTGCAGGACACCCTGAAGGTCGTCACCCGTACCGAGGGCGACTGCCTGGCCAGGTTCGAGTGCCTGCTGGAGCAGACGCACAACTCACTGGAACTGGCGGACGCCTGCCTCGACCGGCTCGCCGAGCTGCCGCCGGGGCCGGTCAACCAGCGGCTGCCGAAGGTGCTGAAGGCTCCCGAGGGCCACACCTACGCCTGGACCGAGAACCCGCTGGGCATCAACGGCTACTACCTGGTCTCCAAGGGAGAGAAGACGCCGTACCGCCTCAAGCTCCGGTCGGCCTCGTACAACAACATCCAGGCGCTCACCGAACTCCTGCCCGGCACGCTGGTCGCGGACATGGTGGCGATCCTGGGGTCGCTGTTCTTCGTCGTCGGCGACATCGACAAGTAG